The window TTGCGAGACCTCAACCTCTCTGAGTCTGTCTTTGGCAAACCGCTATCTAGAACAGGAAGGCGTTACTTTCAGCAACCCTGAGAAACCGGAGGGCGGGTTCAGCAGTAACAGCCTTCAATTGGGGGAATTGACGGTGCCAAACCTCAACTTGCTGCGCGGCCCCTACTATCCCTCCGGACTAGACCTGACCCTGTTTGACGGCTATCAAACGCTGGTGAACTTTAGAGCCGCCCCCCACCCAGAAACCGGCAAAAAAGACCCCAATCACTTTGCCGCTGTTGTTTCCTTAGAAGACATCTTGACCGGAGCCGTCTCTCAAGAACTGATTGAAAACCGTATTGTCCTGATTGGCTATACCGATTATGCCGATCGCAACGCCGACTATTGGGAAACCCCCCACGGCGAGATGCCTGGAGTCTTTGTGCAAGGGCAAATGGCCAGTCAATTGATTAGCGCCGTCCTAGACGAGCGATCGCTGGTTCGCTGGTGGCCCTTTGGTCAAGAAGTGCTGTGGATTTTTGCCTGGGCTGTTGCAGGCGGCGTCATTGTTCGCCAGGTCATGCGCCTACCCCGCCTCGCCGCCGCTACCACCCTCGGCATCGGCATCCTGTACGGCAGTTGCTTCGCCGCCATGGTCTACGGCACCCTCTGGATTCCCCTAGTGCCCCCCCTCGCCACCTTCGCCCTCACCGCCGGAAGCGTCGCGACCCTCAACTACCGACTGCGAAAACCGTAGGCAGAAGCCAGAAAGCAGAAGCCAGAAGCCAGAAAGCAGAAGCACAACTCAAAACTCAAAACTCAAAACTCGAAACTCATAACACCTCCCCTATTCCCTTAACCCCCTCCCCCCTATTCCCCTAACCCCCTCTCCCCCCTCACCCGTTCACAGGAGTTCCACCATGACCCAACTACATTTCAACTCAAAAACTTATTGGCGCGTTTTTCGAAGCGGTGTGTTAGCTTTCGCGATCGCCTCTCCGCTAACCTTGACCGTGACACCCCCAGCTGAGGCGGGCTTAATCGACAGCGTGCGGCGTATTTTGAGCGGTGATACGGGTAGTCGGGCATCGGGCCGGAGTCGGGGTGGGGCCACCCGAGATGAAATGTGCACCGTTGGTCAAAGGGCTCCTGAGGCTGCAGAAAACCCTGAAACCAGCAGCTCACAGCTGGTTGTCCTGATCCCAGATGCGCTGCAAAAAACCACCCAGGCAAATCCTGAACTCTTTTTATATGTGCCGTTTGGCCGCAGCGCCCAAAACATGACGCTGGTGTTTGAGTTGGCCACGAAAGAGACCGCCACTTCCCGGCAAGTGATTGCTGGCCCGATGAATCTTCCTTTACCGGCTGAACCTGGTTTAGTCCGATTTCAATTGCCGCCTGAAACGCCACTCGCGATCGGAGAAACATATGAATGGACTTTTCGCCTCGTTTGCCAGGAAACCCAGCCAACCCCTGATCCAGATCTGACTGCAGCTCTTCCTGTTGCAGGCATTGGGAGTGGCCCCATTGATATCCACGAGATTCAAATTCCAGCCCTCAACGGCGTTGCTGACGGGTCGAATAAAGCGACTTTGCCTGCGATAAGCGTGCGTCAAGAGGTGTTTGGTAACATTCAGCGGGTTGATGCTGAGGAAACCGCCAAGCTAAATGCAGCACTGATGAATAGCGACCCTAACACCCGCTACGAAACGTACTTAGATTACGATGTCTGGCTCGATATGGTGTCGGCCCTAGCCGCAGCTGGTCCCTCATCAGATTGGGCAGACCTGCTGGCAGCATTTGATTTAGGAGATATCGAAGACCCAACCCCCTACACTCTCTCCCCTAGCTTCTAACGTTAGTGGCCTTGGGTTTCAGTCTCAGGCAGCAGCATTTCAGACAAAATAACCTTCAGCGTAAAGGGACAGGTTGAGGGAAAAGTTCTTAGATCAAGTCCTGTTTCAGCGGCGGCCAGCTTACAGGCGTTGGCATAACAGCGTTCCCGTTCAGCCTCTAAATAAGGCTGGAGGCTGGGGCTATCCTCTAGCAAATCTTGAATCCTGAGTCGTTGTTCAATGATGGTGCTGCGCCAGCTATTGCTGCGGTGCTCTGGTTGGTATTTCCATTTCAGTAAATGCATAAGCAGCACTTCTAATCGACTTTTGAGTGCCCGCTTGTCAGAACGCCCCAAGCTTTCGATCTCCTCTGCCAGATTATCGATGTCTAAATCTTGCCAGCGACCCTGTCTCAGAGCGGTTGCCATTGCCCGAGTCCAATCATAAAAGTCTGTTTCGTAGAGGTTGGAAACCGGTTGAAACTGGGGGGATGCCATCGGGATTGACCCTCGCAGAATGAGGTTAGTCGCTGCTTGCCCAAATCCTAGCACTCTGTACGGCGAGGCATTTGGGCCAAAACCTGAGTGGAAGAAGCTAGCGAAATGTTTACAGGAAAGGGACTTTCAACGCAGTCGCGAATACAGTGGAAGCAACTTTTTTCAGATCCTGTTTACCTGCCTGCCTGTGCCCAAGTCAGCGGACTATCGCCAACGTCTAGCGCTGATTAATCGGCTGTCGTCGCTACCTGCGACCCAGCTAGATGCTGTCATTCTTGCACTCAAGCCAACCCAGGGGCTCATTCCCCCAGTAACAGCAAAGCCAGGAGACCGCGCCTCTGCCTTGTTTGAATGGGCCGAAAGCCCGATTGGGTGTGGGCTAGAAAAGCTAGAGCACGTTCTTGAAGAAGTGCTGGCGGCGGCTCAAGCCAACCCTGGTCAGTCAACATCGGAGGAGACTGCAGCGAATCGTCGGGATGCCCACATTAGGGGATCCGTAGACAACTCCAACGTAGTATCGGGGGATGGCAACCGTATTGAAATCAACTATTACGGACTGCCAGAAACCAAACCCAAGCCCACCCGCAAAGACCGCAACGAACAGCTCCTGATCGATGCGGTGTGGGCAGAGGTCGCAGACCGCCTGCGGCAGTCCCTGCACAACGCCATTTTGATTCATTTGGATATGGCAGAGCAGCGCAGCCAGGTCAGCCGCCCCTGGGACAGCCAGCTTCGCACTGCCGATCAAGCCCCCCAACCCCTCGCCCCTGACACCCACATCTCTGAAGTTTTTGACCGTCGGGATGTGGGCGGCAAGCTGCTGATTTTAGGCAACCCTGGCTCCGGCAAAACCACCACGATGCTGGATTTAGCAGCGGAACTGATCAAACGAGCCAATACCCAGCCAGATCATCCGATCCCGGTGATGTTTAACCTGTCCTCCTGGCAGAACGCGAAGCAGGGTATCACTGACTGGTTGCTGAGCGAATTGAAGCTGAAGTACGGCGTCTCACAAAAGCTGGGGCAAACCTGGCTGAAGCAGAAAACCCTGCTGCCGTTGCTGGATGGCCTGGATGAACTGCCCCCCGAACGGCAGGAGCCCGTGGTGCAGGCGATCAATGAGTGGCTGCAGTCGGGTGAGGGGCCGAATCGCTTGTTGGTGTGCAGCCGCATTGAAGAGTATGAGCTGTATGCAGCCAAGCTAGCGCTGAATGGAGCCATATGCCTAGAGCCGTTGACGAATACCCAGCTACAGGACTACCTAAATTCCATGCAGATGGGGGAGCTGTGGGGAACCTTGCAGCAGGATGCGGCGTTGCTGGAATTGGTACGGACACCGTTGCTGCTGAGCGTGTCGATTTTGGCGAATGATGCGATCGATCCGGTGCAGTGGCAACAAAGGCAAACGACTCAGGAACGGATGACGTATTTGCTAGATGCCTATGTGGAGCGGCGACTGCATGAAGCCGTGAAAAGTCAAGAGTATCCGTTGGGGAAAGAACCAACGGCAAAGCAGACACGGCGTTGGTTAGTGTGGTTGGCGAAAGGGTTGAGGACGCGATCGGAGGATGAATTTCTGATTGAGAAGATGCAGCCCGCCTTGTTAGTCACTCGTCAACAAAAGTGGCTTTACGGGCTGATTGGAGGGCTGATTGGAGGGCTGATTGTCGGGCTGATTGGAGGGCTGATTGTCGGGCTGATTGGAGGGCTGATTGGAGGGCTGATTGGAGGGCTGATTGTCGGGCTGATTGGAGGGCTGATTGGAGGGCTGATTGGAGGGCAAGATTCGATTGACACTGTTGAGAGCTTTGATCTGTCTCTTTCGAGCTTCGCGCGAAAGAACTTTTTCAAGACCTTAGGAGGATGGCTGATTGTCGGGCTGATTGTCGGGCTGATTGTCGGGCTGATTGTAGGGCTGATTGGAGGGCTGATTTTCGGGCTGATTGTCGGGCTGATTGGAGGGCTGATTGTCGGGCTGATTGGAGGGCTAAAATCAGATATTGCTGTTCGGGTTAAACCTAATCAAGGAATTCGTGCATCCCTAAAAAACACAGGCGTTCTTCTGGGTATCTCGTTTCCCTTGCTACTAATTATTAGGGCGTCATTCCCCCTGTTGCTCGCCAACATCCTAGAGGTCGATTTAATTGATTCGATAATAGATTTAGCATCCTTTAGCCTTCTGTGGGCCAGCATTTACGACAGCGGCAAAGCCTGTGCTCAACACTTCGCTTTACGGGTTGTCCTCTACCGTGCAGGTAGCATCCCCTGGAACTATGCCCGCTTCCTCAATCACTGTACAGAGCGCCTCTTGCTACAGCGGGTTGGGGGGCGGTATCGGTTTATTCACAAGCTGGTGCAGGAGCATTTTGCGGCAATGCCGATGGAGCGAGAGGGAGGGAGTGGATGAGTAGATAGGTAGATGAGAGATTGTTCTGAAGATTAGAAGAACATGATGTTTAGATGTCAGGTGTGTGCCTCGAATGACTGCTATGCCGAGCAAACCAGTGAAATCTTCCGAATTGAGGAGAAGTTTTATTTAGTCGAGAATATTCCTGCAACAGTCTGTTCTCGGTGCGGTGAAGAAACCTTTAGCCGTGAAACTACTGAAGAAATTCGGAAACTGCTACATAGCGATACTAAGCCCACAAAGTCTATTGCCGTGGACGTTTTTGCTTGTCAACCCAAGGCATCTTGCGGCATCTTTTGTCGCAAGATGGAGGTGGCGTGATATGGCTGACAGATTAACCTTTCGCTATGACAAAGTTGGCGACATTCTTTACATCGATAAATGCCAACCCTATCCTGAGCAGGAGTCTGAAGAAATTGGTGATGAAATGATTGCTCGCCTCACCCCTGACTCCGGGGAGGTTGAGAATTTGGAAATTTTGTTTTGCTCTCAACGCTTATTGAATGCTGACATTTTGGAACTCCCTGTCGTTTCCAACATGCATCTAGCGGCTTCATAGCGTCCCCGTAGATCGACAATGAGTTATTAAGAACCTTTTCTGGACAAAATATGCAGAAGCGCGTCAAGCGCAATGGGGGAGCCTGTAGATATCGCGGTATGCAGGCTAATCAAGCACACCCTAGACCCCAAACCCCAGACCCTGTCTTGACCCAGATGTACTGGACTCAACTGAACAAGGCTATAACGTACACCCTAGCCCCCATACCCTAGACCCGGTCTTAACCGAGATGTACTCAACCCAACTGAACAAGACTATAAACTTTTCAAAGACACGCTTTTCCGGGATTGATAGCCCGGTCATTGTAGAAGACAACACGTGCGAGAGCACGTACGACGGTTATACAGAAAGCTCTATGTCAAACCGCCCCCGGTGCCCAGTGCACCGGGGGTTATTGATTGGGATTCCTCTACATCAACTCAGTCCCAATCAACCCAGCCCCATCAAATTACAGAGCTTGTAAACAATCCGCGCGCCGACATTCCCATCCCATTCGCCATTGCCGACTTCTGATACATCAAACCCGATAATTTCTCGCCCACTTGCCACCAGTTCCCGAAACAGACAAAACGTTTCTTCTAGCTCCAACCCCCCTGGGACTGGAGTACCGGTGTTGGGGCAGAGTTTTGGATCCAAACCATCTACATCAAAGCTGATGTAAACCTGCTGGGGCAGCGGCGCAATAATTTGCCGACAGAGATCGAGCCAGGCAGTGCCCCCGTAGCGTTTCTGCTTGAGAACCGCATCATAATGGGCAATGATGCGGTTGTGGGACTGCTGAATTTTGGCAACTTCCTTGGGAGAAATATCGCGGATGCCCACCTGTACCAGACGGGTGACTTGGGGCAGCGTCACCACATTGGTCATGATGGAAGCGTGAGAATATTGGAACCCTTGGTACGCATCCCGTAAATCAGCGTGGGCATCGATGTGCAAAATGCCGAAATCTGGATACTGCGCGGCCAGGGCTTGAATCAAGCCTAGGGGGATGCTGTGATCACCCCCGATCGCCCCCACTCGTTTACCCCCAGCCAGAGCCATACTGGCCTGTTCATACAGCCATTGGTTCACCGCTTCACAGGCCGCATTCACGGTGGCAAGGGTTGCAGATAAATCGGCATTCCCCGCAATATCAAGCCCCTGCTCGGTGGCGTCAATAATCTGGGCAGCTTGGGGGCGTAGAGCATCGTTGCGCTGGCGAATCCATTCTGGGCAGGGGGGCATAAAAATTCCCTGCTGCCATCCATCGGGATTGTCCAAATCATAGAGGTCTAACTGAGGAGAGGCCTGCCGCACGGCATCAGGGCCATGGGCAGTCCCAGCGTGGTAAGACACCGTAACCTCCCAGGGAATGCCAAGGAGGAGAATCCCAGCGGTGTCATCGTCGAAAGGAAAACCACAAAAGTTGCCGTTTTCCAAGCCAACACCGCTGGGGTCAAAGGTGCGGATAATGTCTTCGCGACTAGCCATCTAACTCAGTCATCTAACTTAGCCATCTGCTTTAGCGATCTGCCCGCCCTCTAAAAGTGTGCGGATAAAGGTGGGCAGACAAAAGGCTGCCTGGTGCATATCGATGTTGTAGTATTGCAGACCATGGGTGTGGGCAAATTGGGCCGCGCGATCGCGATCTAGCCCTTCAACTGGATGCACTCCATTTTTGGAGCAGAACGAGAAACTCCACATCCCAGAAGGATACGTGGGGATAAAGGCTAAATAGCAATGCACTTGGGGGATGCCAAAAATGGCTTTCAGGCAGTGGTTGAGGTCGACAAAAGCTCGTTGGTTAAACCGGGGAGATTCACTCTGGGCAGTCATGAGCCCGCCCGGACGCAAGCAACGATAAACGTCTGTATAAAACGCTTTGCTAAACAGCCCTTCGGAGGGGCCAACCGGGTCAGAAGAGTCCACCACAATCAGATCATAGGACTCTGCCGGGGCATTTCTTACAAACTCGATGCCATCGTCAATAATGAGGGTCAGCTTAGGATCATCTAGCCCAGAAGATAGCGTCGGCAAAAACTTTCGAGAGGCCCGTACAACGACCTCATCAATTTCGACCATTGTGATGGATTCAACTTGCGGATGCCTGAGAATCTCTCGAACGCTGCCGCCATCGCCGCCGCCAATCACTAACACATCTTTAATCTGAGGCTGTCTCAGCATAGGCACATGAATAATCATTTCATGGTAAGCCTTTTCATCTTTCTCTGAGCACATCACCATGCTGTCTACAGTGAGCATTTTTCCGTACTCAAAAGTGTCGAAAATTTCCACCGTTTGATAAGGTGATTTTTCCCAAAAGACGCGATCGCCCTTATGACGAATAGAAAGTGCCATATTCTCATTGCGATCGGTAAACCAAACGCTACGGCTGTAACGGGGCGTGACCAGTTTTTGAGTTGCGGTGTCTCGCAGATCACCTAAATCAATATCAGTCTTTTCTAGCAGTTCTAATTGTCCTCGATTTAGCTCGACTGCGGAGCCATGTTGAGCCTCAAACTCTTGCTTCAAAATTTCATAGGAGGTCCAAGGGTTTACCGTATAGCCGCAGGTAAACAGATCAACAGCCGCATACCGATATTCTGGCCAGGTATGAATGGCTAAATGACTTTCTTGAATCACGACCACCCCTGAGACTCCAAAAGGAGAAAAGTGGTGAAAGACCGAGCTAATAATGGTTGCCCCAGATTCCTTCGCAGCTTTTAACATACTGGATTCGATCCGAGGGACATCGTTGAGAATTTCTACAGAACAGCCATGAAACTCAACAAGAATGTGACGCCCAAGGGAGTTCATTGTGAATTCTGATACCTCCAATAAACAGACCAAGTGAATCGATCGAAGTACAGCGTGGATGCGATCGCTTCGCGTTGTTTCAACGACAAGTCTCAGAGCTTAAAGCATCTGTCAACAAGGCTGTCGCCATCTAAAATTACCCAGTTATCAGCGAGGACGAATCGCGATCGCCGTCAGTGCTTTTCAAAGAACGCTAGGACTATAAGCCTTAAAGATATCTGTAAGAAAACATCTGTAAAAAAACATCGCAAAAAAGATATTTTCTACAGAGTGTCAGGCAAACCCTCTATTCTTCGTCGTAACAAATATTGAACTCTGATCGTTAAAATGACAGCCGCCGTGACTTGCCCTAGCACTAAACTCCACCAAAGCCCAACCCCTTGCCAATTGAGCCCCTGGCCCAACAGATATCCCAAGCCAATGCCAATCGCCCAATGGGCTAGAAAGTCTACCGTGGCTAACAGGTGCGTATCTCGCAACCCTTGCAGCGTGCCTAGACTCATGAGACGAATTCCTTGAAATATTTGAAAGATCACGCCGACTTTGAAAATAGAAACAGCGGCCTGAATTGTAGACTGATTTTCCGCAAGGGCTGTATCAATATAAAAACCTGTAATCTGCTCAGGCAAAAACCACAACGGTATCGCCAGAATAACCACTAAACCAAGGTTCATGATCATACTGATATCCATGGCTTGCTTAGCGATATCAGGCCTGCCTTCCCCAATTCTGTGGGCCGTTCGCATCGCAGCGGCATAAGACATTCCCCAAGAGAACATCAAAAGCAACTCGGTCGTTGTCATGACAATGCGATGGGCAGCCAATAGGTCAGTGCCCCAGATCCCCATCAACAAGGCCGCAGCCGTCAGTGCGCCAAACTCAGTGCCATAGTCAACACAAAGGGGCCAGCCTAAATGGATGATTTCCCTTAAAACAGGAACTTTAAGCTGCCGCCAGTACCGAAATAATTGCCACCGTCGCAGGGTGGGCAGCTGCGTTAAGCAGACAGCAGTGATTCCAAAGTTCATCCAGAAAACAATCGCGCTGCTCCAGCCAATGCCAGCCAACCCTAACTCCGGCAATCTCCACAGGCCGTACATGAGGCTATAGTTCAGAACAATATTGACGGGGATGCTCACAACCATCAACAGCGTCAACAGGCGGGGTTGCATCAGGGCAGTTGTAATCTCCTTAAACACAAATAGGCCCAGGGCAGCGGGTAACCCCCACATAATTGCCCGCAGGTAGGCCATCGTTTGCACCACGACTTGTGTCTCTTGACCGAAGAAATACAGAACCGTATCCAAATGCCAAAACATCACCATCGTCGGCACAGATACGCCCAAACTCAGCCACAGTGCCTGGGCATTAATGATGCTGACCTGCTGGTGATCACCAGCCCCATATGCCTCAGCTGCCAGGGCACCTGTCATTTCTAGCAGCCCTGTGAACAACGATAGAAGGGTCCAAAAAATGACGGCACCCAAGCCCCCGGCTGCCAGGGTTGACGTACCCAGCCAACCCATCATCAGCGTATCTACAAAGTTCACCATCCCTTCAGCAATCTGAATTAAAGTCAGTGGAATGGCCAATCGCAGTAAGGCTCGTGTTTCGAATGCAAACCCCATCACCCCATGCCCCTGATTGTCATTAGCCGCCGCGAAGCCTTTTCAAGTACTCAAAAAATAACGTGTCCAGGTATCGGTTCTTGCAAAGCTTAATTAGATAACGGCTGGGGTTTGCAAGAAGCCGGGTGCCTATCGAAGGATAATTTTTGATTGGGATGCCTGTTAGACAGTGCCATTGGACGGGACTCAGATGAAAACTTCTCAAGCAGCCGGTGCAGAGTTTACTATGCTGTGGACAGTAACCCACTGCAAACACACGGGGTAGACATGTCGGCAGCCGCGATTATGACATTTGTATACGGGGTGTTGTCCATTGTTGGCGGCATCATTGGGTATCGACAAGCTGGCAGCAAACCCTCCCTCATCGCAGGGGGCGTGACCGGAGCGCTGTTGTTAATTGCTGGAATAGGACTTGTCCAAGTTCAACCTTGGGGGATGTGGCTGGCGATCGCCATCACCGCGTTATTGATCATTACCTTCATTGGCCGCCTGGTTAAAACCCGCAAGTTCATGCCTGCAGGCTTAATGATTATCGTGGGCGTCGCCACCTTAGCCACCCTGCTTAAAACCCTGGGGTGATGTCGTACATCCTTTAGCTACAAGGCCCTGCACGAGTAAGCCCCTAGATAAAATTCAGGCCGTTTGGCCATATTGATTTGACCCATATTGAGAGTCGCTTTCTCACAGCCTGGTTTACACTTCTCTATACTTTTTTTCTGGACTTTCCTTGTCAACGACTGTTGTCCATAGCAGGGAACGTGATTTCGATAATGTAGCCAAGCTCGTCATAAAGCTTGCTCAACTTCAACGCTTTGTGTGCAGATCCCTTCAGACGGTAATCTCTGCGACAACATAAAAGTACAGGTGATCTATAGCAGTTGCCAGCCCAATTAGGGCAAGACTGAGCGCCATGTTGAGTCTGTGCTAGAGGGTACAGCGCCACTCGGTGTCTTAAGCAAAATGGCCAGCGTTATATATCCCACCTGCACTGAAGGCGGCAAATGCGACTTATTCGGGGATAATCTGCGGTGACACTCCCTAATTTATTGACCTTGACCTTAGGGCCTGTGCCCTGGCTAGTGGGTGGGCTGATACTTCTCGGGTTCAGTCTCCTGGTTCCGAGGCCAACTATCGTATCCCTCGGCTTTGCCGGGATGATAACGGCACTCGTTGCCCTCAGCGTCCCTCTCTTTCCTAGCCAACTCCTCATTTGGGGGGTCTTATCAGGTGGATTCACGTTAATCTTGCGAGGATTGGTGCCTCAAGAATCTAAGGCACTAGAACCGGCTCGATATGCTCGGGTTTGTGAGCCGATTGTGCCGGGGGGGATTGGGCACGTTCACTACGAAGGGGCTATCTGGCAGGCACGGTGTCAAATTAGCGATGTTGCGATCGCCTCAGATCTGTCTGTGGTGGTGGTTGAGCGCCAAGGAAACACCCTGATTGTGTTGCCAATTCCAACTTCTCAGTCCGGTCTTCGCTAAAAGGTTTAGACTTAACGATGAATTAATTCGCCTCATTCGGAGTGCGCGCCCTATGGCTCCCATTTTTGCAATCTTGGCATTGGTCGTCATCGGCTATACGGTCGGGTCAGTTCGAATTATTAACCAGGGCAACCAGGCGCTCGTCGAGCGCCTAGGCCGTTATCACCGTAAATTGCGGCCAGGGCTCAATTTTATTGTGCCGTTCCTGGACACCATCGTGTACGAAGAAAGCATCCGAGAGAAACTCTTGGATGTTCCCCCCCAGTCTGCGATTACCCGTGACAACGTGGCGTTAGACGTTGATGCCGTCGTTTATTGGAAGATCCTTGATCTGGAGCGTACCTACTATGAAATTGAAGACATCCAGGACGCGATTCGAGAACTGGTGGTGACAACGCTGCGATCTGAACTCGGTAAAATGCCCTTCGAGCGGACCTTTTCTTCTCGTGATGAGTTGAACCAGGCATTGCTCGACCAGTTAGATGAAGCCACAGAACCTTGGGGCGTAAAGGTCACTCGGGTCGAAGTTCAGAGCATTAACCCCCCTGAATCTGTACTGGAATCAATGCAGCAGCAGCAAGCAGCTGAACTCAAACGACGCGCTACCGTGCTAGAGGCCGAGGGGGATCAAGAGGCTACCGTAAAGCGGGCACAAGGGACGGTGGAATCTATTCAGCTTCTGTCTAAGGCCCTGAAAGAGCGATCCGATTCTCGAGAAATCCTGAATTTCTTGATTGCTCAGCAATATGTTGAAGCGAACCAGAAATTGGGAGAAAGCAACAACTCCAAGGTACTCTTCATGGATCCTAAGTTCCTGACTGAGGGGATCATAGACCTGATGAATAGCCCCACCACCCCTAACAATGGAGAGGAATAATTGCCCAAACGCTGCTTGAACGGTTTTGTTTCCGGATTGGGGACGCTCTCAAAGCTGTCCTAGTTGAAGGTGATGTCTGCCGGCTAGCAGTTGATACTAAGGAGCAACGGACTCTAGGATGGCCTATGAGAGCTTGGATAACCGCTTTAGCTTTAACGATCGCTCTGTTGCCGTCTGCGTACGCTCAATCAACAGAAGATCTCTTCAATAAGATT is drawn from Leptolyngbya sp. SIO1E4 and contains these coding sequences:
- a CDS encoding SPFH/Band 7/PHB domain protein; protein product: MAPIFAILALVVIGYTVGSVRIINQGNQALVERLGRYHRKLRPGLNFIVPFLDTIVYEESIREKLLDVPPQSAITRDNVALDVDAVVYWKILDLERTYYEIEDIQDAIRELVVTTLRSELGKMPFERTFSSRDELNQALLDQLDEATEPWGVKVTRVEVQSINPPESVLESMQQQQAAELKRRATVLEAEGDQEATVKRAQGTVESIQLLSKALKERSDSREILNFLIAQQYVEANQKLGESNNSKVLFMDPKFLTEGIIDLMNSPTTPNNGEE